A single region of the Nocardioides ochotonae genome encodes:
- a CDS encoding DUF3817 domain-containing protein: MNRSLVAYRVMALIVGVLLIVLCLVGVPLANFDGTGMWGLFDSTPSWVTPGGSAQEAGEWITGTLGVLHGWLYMGFLIAAFNLSRKEGWEAGFTIVTLLSGTVPVLSFWAEHRAVKRVRADEAADLAEAQAAAAAGAPRG, from the coding sequence GTGAATCGCTCTCTCGTGGCCTACCGCGTGATGGCCCTCATCGTCGGTGTTCTGCTCATCGTGCTGTGCCTGGTCGGCGTACCGCTGGCCAACTTCGACGGCACCGGCATGTGGGGCTTGTTCGACAGCACCCCGAGCTGGGTCACCCCCGGCGGCTCCGCGCAGGAGGCCGGGGAGTGGATCACCGGCACCCTCGGTGTGCTGCACGGCTGGCTCTACATGGGCTTCCTGATCGCGGCGTTCAACCTCTCGCGCAAGGAGGGCTGGGAGGCCGGCTTCACGATCGTCACCCTGCTGTCCGGCACGGTGCCGGTGCTGAGCTTCTGGGCCGAGCACCGCGCGGTGAAGCGGGTGCGGGCCGACGAGGCCGCCGACCTCGCCGAGGCCCAGGCCGCGGCCGCCGCCGGCGCCCCGCGCGGCTGA
- a CDS encoding patatin-like phospholipase family protein, whose product MSTAYVLGGGGVLGAVEVGMLRALLERDLRPDLVLGTSIGALNGAFVAQDPSLAVVDRLTELWRTANAPGREVYGGRALDAVKRAVSTGTHVYSAEPLKQRLVEELGDTTFAELPVRFQVCASSIERAAEHWFDSGPVVDAVMASAAVPGLLPPARVGGEHYLDGGIVNSIPLERAVRLGATRIFVLQVGRVDRPLTVPRKPWDVARVSFEIARRHRFHRELAELPAGVVAHVLPVAGTSERDDSLRSAFDFSTVQERIEENHRVSAAYLDGLA is encoded by the coding sequence ATGAGTACGGCGTACGTCCTCGGGGGCGGGGGTGTGCTGGGCGCCGTCGAGGTCGGGATGCTGCGCGCGCTGCTCGAGCGTGACCTGCGCCCGGACCTGGTGCTGGGCACCAGCATCGGCGCGCTCAACGGCGCGTTCGTCGCCCAGGACCCCAGCCTCGCGGTCGTCGACCGGCTCACCGAGCTCTGGCGCACCGCCAACGCCCCCGGCCGGGAGGTGTACGGCGGGCGCGCGCTGGACGCCGTGAAGCGCGCGGTCAGCACCGGCACCCACGTCTACTCCGCCGAGCCGCTCAAGCAGCGGCTGGTCGAGGAGCTCGGCGACACCACCTTCGCCGAGCTGCCGGTGCGGTTCCAGGTGTGCGCCTCCAGCATCGAGCGCGCGGCCGAGCACTGGTTCGACAGTGGCCCGGTGGTCGATGCGGTGATGGCGAGCGCGGCGGTGCCGGGGCTGCTGCCTCCGGCCCGGGTCGGTGGGGAGCACTACCTCGACGGCGGGATCGTGAACTCCATCCCGCTCGAGCGGGCGGTCCGCCTCGGCGCCACCCGGATCTTCGTGCTCCAGGTTGGCCGGGTCGACCGGCCGCTGACGGTGCCGCGCAAGCCCTGGGACGTCGCCCGGGTCTCCTTCGAGATCGCGCGGCGCCACCGCTTCCACCGCGAGCTGGCCGAGCTGCCCGCCGGGGTGGTCGCGCACGTGCTGCCGGTCGCGGGCACCTCCGAGCGCGACGACAGCCTGCGCTCCGCCTTCGACTTCTCCACGGTGCAGGAGCGCATCGAGGAGAACCACCGGGTCTCCGCGGCCTACCTCGACGGCCTCGCGTGA
- a CDS encoding 1-acyl-sn-glycerol-3-phosphate acyltransferase, with translation MTARSVGTWLLRRWVLAPAVIALTVLLWVAAPVWLVVTVALSPLLPGHWRALRLAWIALLYLSIESLLLLVMLGFWVASGCGARLRTAYWEGVHYDLIQGVMWVFFTEARRVLRLRIVTDGPTPAAHPGVPILVCCRHAGPGDSFTLIHALMHWYSREPRVVLKDTLAWDPMIDVVLRRVPARFISPNPGAGEDLDAQIASLASGLDENDAFVIFPEGGNFTPQRRDRAIARLHRLGMHRMAQRAESMTHVLAPRPGGFLAALDAAPEADVVLVAHTGLDHLLTVGDLWRELPMDKQIVMRWWQVPREEIPEGREERIDWLYGWWERIDAWIEQNRPEELRPQ, from the coding sequence GTGACGGCCCGCTCGGTGGGCACCTGGCTGCTGCGGCGCTGGGTCCTCGCCCCTGCGGTGATCGCGCTGACCGTCCTGCTGTGGGTGGCCGCCCCGGTCTGGCTGGTCGTCACGGTCGCGCTCTCGCCGCTGCTGCCCGGCCACTGGCGCGCGCTGCGGCTGGCCTGGATCGCGCTGCTCTACCTGAGCATCGAGAGCCTGCTGCTGCTGGTGATGCTGGGCTTCTGGGTGGCCTCGGGATGCGGCGCGCGGCTGCGCACGGCGTACTGGGAGGGCGTGCACTACGACCTGATCCAGGGCGTGATGTGGGTCTTCTTCACCGAGGCCCGTCGGGTGCTGCGGCTGCGGATCGTGACCGACGGGCCGACGCCTGCCGCGCACCCCGGCGTACCCATCCTCGTGTGCTGCCGCCACGCCGGGCCGGGGGACTCCTTCACGCTGATCCATGCGCTGATGCACTGGTACTCCCGCGAGCCGCGGGTGGTCCTCAAGGACACCCTGGCCTGGGACCCGATGATCGACGTGGTGCTGCGGCGGGTGCCCGCGCGGTTCATCTCCCCGAACCCGGGAGCGGGGGAGGACCTGGATGCGCAGATCGCCTCGCTGGCGAGCGGGCTCGACGAGAACGACGCGTTCGTGATCTTCCCCGAGGGCGGCAACTTCACCCCGCAGCGCCGCGACCGGGCGATCGCGCGGCTGCACCGGCTGGGCATGCACCGGATGGCGCAGCGCGCGGAGTCGATGACGCACGTGCTGGCGCCCCGGCCCGGCGGGTTCCTCGCCGCGCTGGACGCGGCGCCGGAGGCCGACGTCGTGCTCGTGGCGCACACCGGGCTGGACCACCTGCTGACCGTGGGCGACCTGTGGCGCGAGCTGCCGATGGACAAGCAGATCGTGATGCGCTGGTGGCAGGTGCCGCGCGAGGAGATCCCCGAGGGGCGCGAGGAGCGCATCGACTGGCTCTACGGCTGGTGGGAGCGCATCGATGCCTGGATCGAGCAGAACCGGCCGGAGGAGCTGCGCCCGCAGTGA
- a CDS encoding peptidylprolyl isomerase, whose amino-acid sequence MAQQQAILKTNRGDIVLNLFPDHAPETVANFVGLATGEKKYDAGNGRSGPFYDGLGFHRVIDGFMIQGGCPLGTGTGGPGYTFKDEPHPELTFDKPYLLAMANAGPGTNGSQFFITVGATPWLNFKHTIFGEVADQASRDVVDAIATTKTGPGDRPVEPVVFEKVEIVEA is encoded by the coding sequence ATGGCGCAGCAGCAGGCCATCCTGAAGACCAACCGGGGCGACATCGTCCTGAACCTCTTCCCCGACCACGCACCTGAGACGGTCGCCAACTTCGTGGGTCTCGCGACCGGCGAGAAGAAGTACGACGCCGGCAACGGCCGCAGCGGCCCGTTCTACGACGGCCTCGGCTTCCACCGCGTCATCGACGGGTTCATGATCCAGGGCGGGTGCCCGCTCGGCACCGGCACCGGCGGCCCGGGCTACACCTTCAAGGACGAGCCGCACCCCGAGCTCACCTTCGACAAGCCCTACCTGCTCGCGATGGCCAACGCCGGCCCGGGCACCAACGGCTCGCAGTTCTTCATCACCGTGGGCGCGACCCCGTGGCTGAACTTCAAGCACACGATCTTCGGCGAGGTGGCCGACCAGGCCTCGCGCGATGTCGTCGACGCGATCGCGACCACGAAGACCGGCCCCGGCGACCGTCCGGTCGAGCCGGTCGTCTTCGAGAAGGTCGAGATCGTCGAGGCCTGA
- a CDS encoding rhomboid family intramembrane serine protease codes for MSDPTTPQAGVPVCYRHPGRESHIRCQRCGRPICPDCMRDAAVGFHCPECVAEGARTTRQARTTYGGVRPGRPGVVSLTLIGINLAVYAAIIVTGWGNSRLLDWLMLRPKGLCLIEGRGGFDVSRSVCSQASGEWLPGVASGAPWQLLTSAFTHQQLWHIGFNMLALYVLGPQLESLLGRWRFLALYLLSALGGSAAVMWLGAEYGAVLGASGAVYGLMGALLIVIRKVGGDASQLMLWIGINVAITLIMPRVSWQGHLGGFLVGAAVAAVLVYAPRGPSRTRVQVAGLAAVTVLIAALTTARVVQLA; via the coding sequence ATGAGCGACCCGACGACTCCCCAGGCCGGGGTGCCTGTCTGCTATCGGCACCCCGGCCGGGAGTCGCACATCCGCTGTCAGCGCTGCGGGCGTCCGATCTGCCCGGACTGCATGCGCGACGCGGCCGTGGGTTTCCACTGCCCCGAGTGCGTCGCCGAGGGCGCGCGCACCACACGCCAGGCACGCACGACGTACGGCGGCGTACGCCCGGGGCGGCCCGGGGTCGTCTCGCTCACCCTGATCGGCATCAACCTCGCGGTCTACGCCGCGATCATCGTCACCGGCTGGGGCAACAGCCGGCTGCTCGACTGGCTGATGCTGCGCCCCAAGGGGCTGTGCTTGATCGAGGGCCGCGGCGGCTTCGACGTCAGCCGGTCGGTCTGCAGCCAGGCCAGCGGCGAGTGGCTCCCCGGGGTCGCCTCCGGCGCGCCGTGGCAGCTGCTGACCAGTGCGTTCACGCATCAGCAGCTGTGGCACATCGGCTTCAACATGCTCGCGCTCTATGTGCTCGGCCCGCAGCTGGAGTCGCTGCTGGGCCGCTGGCGCTTCCTCGCCCTCTACCTGCTCAGCGCCCTCGGCGGCTCGGCCGCGGTCATGTGGCTCGGCGCGGAGTACGGCGCGGTCCTCGGCGCCTCCGGGGCCGTCTACGGCCTGATGGGCGCGCTGCTGATCGTGATCCGCAAGGTCGGCGGCGACGCGTCCCAGCTGATGCTGTGGATCGGCATCAACGTCGCGATCACGCTCATCATGCCGAGGGTCTCCTGGCAGGGCCACCTCGGCGGATTCCTCGTCGGGGCCGCCGTCGCGGCGGTGCTCGTCTATGCCCCCCGCGGCCCCTCCCGCACCCGCGTCCAGGTGGCCGGCCTCGCCGCCGTCACCGTCCTCATCGCCGCCCTCACCACGGCCCGCGTCGTCCAGCTCGCCTGA
- a CDS encoding cell division protein CrgA, whose protein sequence is MSKSKPNSNLVDPTAGPRFSVRFLVSLAAMVAGIAWMAYYYLAVRAETGDPGSPAFMADLGNWNYLIGFGAIFVGLILAAHPSTPLGRGNGVVVGMLSCFLIGLVWICLFYIFSNDLSGIPVFNDLGQKNLFVGIGFMAVGFAYATKWE, encoded by the coding sequence GTGTCGAAGTCGAAGCCGAACAGCAACCTGGTCGATCCCACCGCGGGGCCCCGGTTCTCGGTGCGGTTCCTGGTGTCGCTCGCGGCCATGGTGGCGGGCATCGCCTGGATGGCCTACTACTACCTCGCCGTGCGCGCGGAGACCGGCGACCCCGGCTCCCCCGCGTTCATGGCCGACCTCGGCAACTGGAACTACCTGATCGGCTTCGGAGCCATCTTCGTCGGGCTGATCCTGGCCGCGCATCCCTCCACGCCGCTGGGCCGTGGCAACGGCGTCGTGGTCGGCATGCTCAGCTGCTTCCTGATCGGTCTGGTCTGGATCTGCCTGTTCTACATCTTCAGCAACGACCTCTCCGGGATCCCCGTCTTCAACGACCTGGGCCAGAAGAACCTCTTCGTCGGCATCGGCTTCATGGCCGTGGGCTTCGCCTACGCGACCAAGTGGGAGTAG
- a CDS encoding DUF881 domain-containing protein: MSASNSDGTDLRPGRYTDLASLVASESRAYERLQDRVDKLNADIEELAGNVDDRAVNRYRKRIAKLEDPAGMVPQTGPGVTVTLTDSDPDLADEAAADADSGLDVNWFLVHQQDIQAVVNAMWEGGAKAVTVQGKRIISTTGIKCVGNSVTLQGRPYSPPYVITGVGDQGEIINAIQQDSYLQEYRAQAERPEIAIGWDLEVEDEVTAPAYDGLLDLSYAQPIR, from the coding sequence GTGAGCGCCTCGAACAGCGACGGCACCGACCTGCGCCCGGGCCGCTACACCGACCTGGCCTCGCTCGTCGCCTCGGAGTCGCGCGCCTACGAGCGCCTCCAGGACCGCGTCGACAAGCTCAACGCCGACATCGAGGAGCTCGCCGGGAACGTCGACGACCGAGCCGTGAACCGCTACCGCAAGCGAATCGCCAAGCTCGAGGACCCCGCGGGGATGGTTCCGCAGACAGGTCCGGGGGTGACGGTGACCCTGACCGACAGCGACCCGGACCTCGCCGACGAGGCCGCGGCGGACGCCGACAGTGGTCTGGACGTCAACTGGTTCCTGGTCCACCAGCAGGACATCCAGGCGGTCGTCAACGCCATGTGGGAGGGCGGGGCGAAGGCGGTCACCGTCCAGGGCAAGCGCATCATCTCGACCACCGGCATCAAGTGCGTCGGCAACTCCGTCACCCTCCAGGGACGGCCGTACTCCCCGCCGTACGTCATCACCGGCGTGGGCGACCAGGGCGAGATCATCAACGCGATCCAGCAGGACAGCTACCTGCAGGAGTACCGCGCCCAGGCCGAGCGTCCCGAGATCGCCATCGGCTGGGACCTCGAAGTCGAGGACGAGGTCACAGCACCGGCGTACGACGGCCTGCTCGACCTGTCCTACGCCCAGCCGATCCGCTGA
- the pknB gene encoding Stk1 family PASTA domain-containing Ser/Thr kinase: MSNPTVVGGRYELGELLGRGGMAEVRKGVDTRLGRVVAVKRLRTDLASDATFQARFRREAQSSASLNHPSIVAVYDTGEEPAADGSGVYQPYIVMEYVAGRTLREILREGRKILPERALEFTSGVLSALDYSHRAGIIHRDIKPGNVMLTPSGDVKVMDFGIARAISDASSTMTQTAAVVGTAQYLSPEQARGETVDSRSDVYSTGCLLYELLTGRPPFVGDSPVAVAYQHVREQPRPPSDHDTDLPPEVDAIVMKALAKRLEDRYQSAAAMRSDIERYLAGNPVQATVPPPLPDAAPTAVAGAPVPDPTAERPALPEADERRGRGGMIAAVLLVLALVVAGIVLWPTLFPGAPEQEQVPDLRGMTEGQARTAIGEAGLAVGPIDTAPHDTVRPNRVIPGTQDPAAGRYVDPGTTVTFTVSTGKPEVAIPGDIVGGTRDEARARLIDLDLVPDLQETESDEPANQVVSTDPVPGMQVQTGTTVVVYYSDGREQVPDVVGDRQRIAEQKIRERGFVPKVVRSDDTREPAGTVIEQDPPAGQEADDGASVYITVSSYVEPTQTPEPSPTDPTGEPDDGEDEQPTDEPSVLDRRDPAVLSGSAGRRTGRAGRRTPVL; encoded by the coding sequence ATGAGCAATCCCACCGTCGTGGGCGGTCGGTACGAGCTCGGCGAGCTCCTCGGCCGCGGCGGCATGGCCGAGGTCCGCAAGGGCGTCGACACCCGTCTGGGGCGGGTGGTGGCCGTGAAGCGGCTGCGCACCGACCTCGCCAGCGACGCGACGTTCCAAGCGCGCTTCCGCCGTGAGGCGCAGTCGTCGGCCTCGCTCAACCACCCCTCGATCGTCGCCGTCTACGACACCGGCGAGGAGCCGGCGGCCGATGGCTCGGGGGTCTACCAGCCCTACATCGTGATGGAGTACGTCGCCGGCCGCACGCTGCGCGAGATCCTGCGCGAGGGCCGCAAGATCCTCCCCGAGCGGGCCCTGGAGTTCACCAGCGGCGTGCTGTCGGCGCTGGACTACAGCCACCGCGCCGGGATCATCCACCGCGACATCAAGCCCGGCAACGTCATGCTGACCCCGTCCGGCGACGTCAAGGTCATGGACTTCGGCATCGCCCGCGCGATCAGTGACGCCTCCTCCACGATGACCCAGACCGCCGCCGTCGTCGGCACCGCGCAGTACCTCTCCCCCGAGCAGGCGCGCGGCGAGACCGTCGACTCGCGCTCCGACGTCTACTCCACGGGCTGCCTGCTCTACGAGCTGCTCACCGGCCGGCCGCCGTTCGTCGGCGACAGCCCGGTGGCGGTGGCCTACCAGCACGTCCGCGAGCAGCCGCGACCCCCGTCGGACCACGACACCGACCTGCCTCCCGAGGTCGACGCGATCGTGATGAAGGCGCTCGCCAAGCGCCTGGAGGACCGCTACCAGTCGGCGGCGGCGATGCGCAGCGACATCGAGCGCTACCTCGCCGGCAACCCCGTGCAGGCGACGGTGCCCCCGCCGCTCCCGGACGCCGCGCCGACCGCGGTGGCCGGCGCACCGGTCCCCGACCCGACCGCGGAGCGCCCCGCGCTGCCCGAGGCCGACGAGCGTCGCGGACGCGGTGGCATGATCGCCGCGGTGCTGCTGGTGCTCGCCCTGGTCGTCGCCGGCATCGTGCTGTGGCCCACGCTGTTCCCCGGCGCTCCCGAACAGGAGCAGGTGCCGGACCTGCGCGGCATGACCGAGGGCCAGGCACGTACGGCGATCGGCGAGGCCGGGCTGGCGGTCGGGCCCATCGACACCGCGCCCCACGACACCGTGCGCCCCAACCGGGTCATCCCCGGCACCCAGGACCCCGCCGCCGGCCGCTACGTCGACCCGGGCACCACCGTCACGTTCACCGTGTCCACGGGCAAGCCCGAGGTGGCGATCCCCGGTGACATCGTCGGCGGCACCCGCGACGAGGCGCGCGCCCGGCTGATCGACCTCGACCTGGTCCCCGACCTGCAGGAGACCGAGTCCGACGAGCCGGCCAACCAGGTGGTCAGCACCGACCCCGTCCCCGGCATGCAGGTGCAGACCGGCACCACGGTGGTCGTCTACTACTCCGACGGTCGCGAGCAGGTCCCCGACGTCGTGGGCGACCGGCAGCGGATCGCGGAGCAGAAGATCCGCGAGCGCGGCTTCGTGCCCAAGGTGGTCCGCTCCGACGACACCCGTGAGCCGGCCGGCACCGTCATCGAGCAGGACCCGCCCGCCGGCCAGGAGGCCGACGACGGCGCGAGCGTCTACATCACCGTCTCGAGCTACGTCGAGCCCACCCAGACCCCCGAGCCCTCGCCGACCGACCCCACCGGGGAGCCGGATGACGGCGAGGACGAGCAGCCCACCGACGAGCCCAGCGTGCTGGATCGCCGCGACCCGGCCGTGCTCAGCGGATCGGCTGGGCGTAGGACAGGTCGAGCAGGCCGTCGTACGCCGGTGCTGTGA
- a CDS encoding serine/threonine protein kinase: MTTPPTGTGPGSFVDDAGRYRLESRIATGGMGVVWRATDTTLHRDVAIKVLKAEYADNPDFRARFATEAQHAAALHHPGIASVYDFGEARSEDGSGAPRPYLVMELVDGRPLSDLLRAGQPLDPDATRDLLAQAASALGAAHAAGIVHRDVKPANLLITPDRRIKITDFGIARASDSVGLTQTGQVMGTPQYLSPEQARGEVATPASDVYSLGVVAFECLAGHRPFQADTPVATALAHLREPVPELPESVPPALAHVVRRALEKDPAARFPDGAAFAAALRDPEAADATRVAPLTPTGEQTQVLSTGAAPLPPPDPSLDDEAADTAEEEKRRFPWVPVLGVLLLVALGVLLFVLYGGGDDSDPADEQRPDRPTPTATRETTRPTPSPTERPTPSETATETSAPPTTSAPPTTSAPPAPDTVEVVASDYVGRNVREVESALRGLGLEVTLVEAANPGDRAEGTVESVSPSGDVERGSLVTVRYWGAPPATPTQTPRTTTPSAPTDDTSEPSEGGTTG, from the coding sequence ATGACGACGCCACCCACCGGCACCGGTCCCGGCAGCTTCGTCGACGACGCCGGCCGCTACCGCCTCGAGTCGCGGATCGCGACCGGCGGCATGGGCGTGGTCTGGCGGGCCACCGACACGACGCTGCACCGCGACGTCGCGATCAAGGTGCTCAAGGCCGAGTACGCCGACAACCCCGACTTCCGCGCCCGCTTCGCCACCGAGGCCCAGCACGCCGCGGCGCTGCACCACCCCGGCATCGCGTCGGTCTACGACTTCGGCGAGGCCCGCAGCGAGGACGGCTCCGGCGCCCCCCGGCCCTACCTGGTGATGGAGCTCGTCGACGGCCGCCCGCTGTCGGACCTGCTGCGCGCCGGGCAGCCGCTCGACCCCGACGCGACGCGCGACCTGCTGGCCCAAGCCGCCTCGGCGCTCGGCGCGGCCCACGCCGCGGGGATCGTGCACCGCGACGTCAAGCCGGCCAACCTGCTCATCACCCCGGACCGCCGCATCAAGATCACCGACTTCGGCATCGCCCGCGCCAGCGACTCCGTCGGGCTGACCCAGACCGGCCAGGTGATGGGCACCCCGCAGTACCTCTCCCCCGAGCAGGCGCGCGGCGAGGTCGCCACCCCGGCCTCCGACGTCTACTCCCTCGGCGTGGTCGCCTTCGAGTGTCTGGCCGGACACCGGCCCTTCCAGGCCGACACCCCGGTCGCGACGGCGCTCGCGCACCTGCGCGAGCCAGTGCCGGAGCTGCCCGAGAGCGTGCCGCCCGCGCTGGCCCACGTCGTACGACGGGCGCTGGAGAAGGACCCTGCGGCCCGCTTCCCCGACGGCGCCGCGTTCGCGGCGGCGCTGCGCGACCCCGAGGCGGCGGACGCGACCCGGGTCGCCCCGTTGACGCCGACCGGGGAGCAGACCCAGGTGCTGAGCACCGGCGCGGCGCCGCTGCCGCCGCCCGACCCCTCGCTGGACGACGAGGCCGCGGACACCGCGGAGGAGGAGAAGCGCCGGTTCCCCTGGGTGCCGGTGCTCGGCGTGCTCCTGCTCGTCGCACTCGGGGTGCTGCTCTTCGTGCTGTACGGCGGGGGCGACGACTCCGACCCGGCGGACGAGCAGCGGCCGGATCGGCCCACGCCGACCGCGACCCGTGAGACGACCCGGCCCACCCCCTCGCCGACCGAGCGGCCCACACCGTCCGAGACGGCCACCGAGACCAGCGCGCCCCCGACCACGAGCGCGCCGCCGACCACCAGCGCGCCGCCGGCCCCCGACACCGTCGAGGTCGTCGCCAGCGACTACGTCGGGCGCAACGTCCGCGAGGTCGAGTCGGCCCTGCGCGGGCTCGGCCTCGAGGTCACGCTGGTGGAGGCCGCCAACCCCGGCGACCGCGCCGAGGGGACCGTCGAGAGCGTCAGCCCGTCCGGCGACGTCGAGCGCGGCTCGCTCGTCACCGTCCGCTACTGGGGGGCACCGCCGGCGACGCCGACGCAGACCCCCCGCACCACTACCCCGTCGGCGCCGACCGACGACACCTCTGAGCCCTCCGAGGGAGGCACCACCGGATGA
- a CDS encoding peptidoglycan D,D-transpeptidase FtsI family protein yields the protein MNKPIRTISIFCLVLFLVLMANVTYLQYFRADNLNDHAGNARVFNAAYSRERGSIIVGRDPVATSRPVDDQYKYLRTYPQPFKYAPLTGYFTYSYGASGIERSQNDVLSGEDDRLFVTRLVDLLSNDGTKGGNVALTIDREAQDAAYEALSALPGNVEGSVVALEPRTGKVLAMVSLPTYDPNKLASHDFAEVNKYWKQLNDDPAEPLLNRGIQKTLPPGSVFKLVTAAAAIENGEYTSADDLVPGGAAYQLPLTSGETGLIDNEGRSCGTDRIPFTQAMAQSCNTTFARLAVEVGAEAMRDQAEAFGFNREYLEGTGPQAISRYPEDANAPETGQSGIGQFEVRSTPLQMAMVAAGIANDGVVMRPYVVDEVQSADLDVVATTPIEEFSEAVSPATAAELTKLMVYTVDSGTASPAAIPGRSVAGKTGTAQSGSDDPPYAWFMSFAPADDPQVAVAVMIESAAIDRGEIAGGRIGGPIAKAVMEAVLR from the coding sequence GTGAACAAGCCCATCCGCACGATCTCGATCTTCTGCCTCGTGCTGTTCCTGGTCCTGATGGCCAACGTGACCTACCTGCAGTACTTCCGCGCCGACAACCTCAACGACCACGCCGGCAACGCCCGGGTGTTCAACGCGGCGTACTCCCGCGAGCGCGGGTCGATCATCGTCGGCCGCGACCCGGTCGCCACCAGCCGCCCGGTCGACGACCAGTACAAGTACCTGCGCACCTACCCGCAGCCCTTCAAGTACGCCCCGCTGACCGGCTACTTCACCTACTCCTACGGCGCCAGCGGCATCGAGCGCAGCCAGAACGACGTGCTGTCCGGCGAGGACGACCGGCTCTTCGTGACCCGCCTGGTCGACCTGCTCAGCAACGACGGCACCAAGGGCGGCAACGTCGCGCTCACCATCGACCGTGAGGCCCAGGACGCGGCCTACGAGGCCCTCTCGGCGCTGCCGGGCAACGTGGAGGGCTCGGTGGTTGCCCTCGAGCCGCGCACCGGCAAGGTGCTGGCGATGGTCTCGCTGCCGACCTACGACCCCAACAAGCTGGCCTCCCACGACTTCGCCGAGGTCAACAAGTACTGGAAGCAGCTCAACGACGACCCCGCCGAGCCGCTGCTCAACCGCGGCATCCAGAAGACCCTGCCCCCGGGCTCGGTCTTCAAGCTCGTGACCGCCGCGGCGGCGATCGAGAACGGCGAGTACACCTCCGCCGACGACCTGGTGCCCGGCGGCGCGGCGTACCAGCTCCCGCTGACCAGCGGGGAGACCGGCCTGATCGACAACGAGGGCCGCTCCTGCGGCACCGACCGGATCCCGTTCACCCAGGCGATGGCGCAGTCGTGCAACACCACCTTCGCCCGGCTCGCGGTCGAGGTCGGCGCCGAGGCGATGCGCGACCAGGCGGAGGCGTTCGGCTTCAACCGCGAGTACCTCGAGGGCACCGGTCCGCAGGCGATCTCGCGCTACCCCGAGGACGCCAACGCCCCGGAGACCGGCCAGAGCGGCATCGGCCAGTTCGAGGTGCGCTCCACCCCGCTGCAGATGGCGATGGTCGCGGCCGGCATCGCCAACGACGGCGTGGTGATGCGTCCCTACGTCGTCGACGAGGTCCAGTCGGCCGACCTCGACGTCGTCGCGACCACCCCGATCGAGGAGTTCAGCGAGGCCGTCTCGCCGGCCACCGCCGCGGAGCTGACCAAGCTGATGGTCTACACCGTCGACTCCGGCACCGCGAGTCCCGCGGCCATCCCCGGCCGCAGCGTCGCCGGCAAGACCGGCACCGCCCAGAGCGGCAGCGACGACCCGCCGTACGCCTGGTTCATGTCCTTCGCCCCCGCCGACGACCCCCAGGTCGCGGTCGCGGTGATGATCGAGTCCGCCGCGATCGACCGCGGCGAGATCGCGGGCGGTCGCATCGGCGGCCCGATCGCCAAGGCAGTGATGGAGGCGGTGCTGCGATGA